The genomic segment CGAATGGGGTGCCACTTGTCGGGAACCAGTTTCGGATCGAGTGCCGTCGCTGTCCCGCTGACCATCTCGTACCTGAGCGCGATCGGGTTGAACGTCTTCAACTTGAGACCGGCTTCGAGGGTTCGGGTGAGCGACGTCTGGGAGCCGCTGTAGTAGGGGCCGAGGATCTTGACCGTCGGGGCCCCCCACTCCGACTCGCCCCGCGCGTAGAGGATCGCCTCCCGGAGCCGGCCGTCCTCGAGTTTGACCGTTGGGATCGGGCACTCCCACCCGCCCCCCGCCCGGAGCAGGATCGCCTCCCGGAGCCGGTGGAACGCCTCAAGGGCACGAGTCAACGCCCGCTGCTGGACGCCCGAGATCGGGTGTTCGCCGACTAGGAGGACCAGGGCGAGATGCTCTCGCTGTCCCGCCTGATGGGCGGGTTTGCGGAACAGGATGACACCGGGCCGCTCCCGCGGGGGCTTGGTCGCCTCGGCCTGCACGACCCCCGCCCGCGGCCCGCGGGGCCACGGCATTTGGGCCGAGTGGAGCGTGAACCCGCGGGCCTCGAACGCCCGCTGGAGGCTGTTCACGGCCTCGTCGAAGTCCATCGCGAACGGCGAGTGGACCGGGTCGGGGAGGGTCGCGATGAGAAACTCGTACTTCGCGTCATCAATTCGCGGCGCACGAAATTCGGCCGGGCCGTCCGGGGCCGGACCGGTCCGCTCGACCACAAGAGGCAACGGTAACGGTCCGGATTTCAACCCGACTCGAAACTCGGCGGGCGCCTTCGGTCGGTTCGGCTCCGTACGGAAGTAGTCATTCAGAATGAGGAACGGGTCCGGGTCCGGGTCGAGCGTCGGGGCCGGCGACTGGGCCGGTGGGGCCGCCGGTGCGGGCTTCGGCGGGGTCGGGGGGTCGGACCCGCGCGGCTGGCTGAAAACCACGGCCCCGATCGTCAGCAGCGCGGCGAGCCAGATCGGGGTACCGGTACGAAGGGACGGGGACTCGGTGGGCATGGTCGATTCCCTGGGTAATAGAGCGTGTTAAACGCTACCCAGTATCAACCTCACGTGCAATGGCCCGAGCGATTAATTGACTACAAATGAGCGAAGCCGGTGGCACTCGTAACGGCTAGCGATCGCACCGGCTCGTAACCGAGCAGCCCTCCGAGCGCTCCGGCTGCTTTCGGCCGGGCGCCGGTCCGCGGCGCCCTCATCCCGGCAACTTCTTCAACAGGTTCACCATCTCGACGGCGCACACCGCGGCCTCGAACCCCTTGTTGCCGGCCTTGGCCCCGGCCCGGTGGATCGCCTGTTCCAGCGTGTCGCACGTCAGGACGCCGAACACCACCGGCACGCCGCTGGCGAGGGCCGCCTGCGCGATGCCGCTCGTGGCCGCGCCCGCGACGTGGTCGTAGTGGTCCGTGTCGCCGCGGATCACGCAGCCGAGGCACACGACGGCCGCGAACGTCCCGGACGCGCCGAGGCGCTGGGCCACGAGGGGAATTTCATACGCCCCGGGCACGCGCACGAGGTCGATCCGGTCGTCCGAAACGCCGTGCCGCCGGAAGGCGTCGGTGGCGCCCGCCACGAGCTGGTCCACGATGAACCCGTTGAACCGGGCCGCGACGAGTACGAACCGCCCGTCCGGGGGAGAAAAATCGCCTTCGTACAACATGGGACGTGTGAGCCCGAGTGTGAGTGGGGGGCCGCCGAACGCTGTGCCGAGCGGGTTCCTCTCACGGTAGGCACCGGCGCCCCGTTCCGCCAGCGTGTCCCGAACGCGCCCCTCACGCGGGCCACTTGACCGCGGGCAGAACCGAGGTGACGTCGGGGTCGGTGAACTCCGCGGGGAGCGGGCGGACGGGCGTGTCGTCCAGAGTCGGGGCCAGCGCGTCCAGTTCGGCCGCCAGTTCCGCGGCGGTCGGCCGGTCGGTCGGGTCCGGCGCCAGTGCCCGCTGAACCAGGGCTTCGAGCGCGGGCGGGACGCGGCGGCGGAACCGGCCCATCGGCTGCGGGCGCACGTCGAGTGGCACCCCGGCGGCGAGCTGGCGCTCCTGCTCCTTCGTCCACGGCGAGGTGCCACACACGAGTTCGTAGAGCAGCGCGCCGAGGCTGAACACATCGGACCGGCCGTCGATGGCGTCGCCCCGGACGCGCTCGGGGGCGATGAACCGCGGCGTGCCCAGGTACTCCCCGGTCCGCGTCAGGGGGTCGCCCCCGTGCTCAGCGGACCGGCGAAGAACTTCGCGATGCCGAAGTCCACCACCTTCACGACTTCCCGGCCCCCGTCGTTGTGCAGGAACACGTTGTCCGGCTTGATGTCGCGGTGAACGATGCCCTGGCGGTGGGCCGCGGCCAGCACGTCGGCAACGGTCCCGGCGATGGCGGCGGCGCGCGCAACGGGAGCGCGCCGACGGCGGCGCGCTCGCGGCCCAGCGACCGCCCGCGGAGCAGTTCCATCGCCAGGAACGCGACACCCCCGGACGACACGCCGGAATCGAGTACCCGCACCGCGTTCGGGTGGGAGATCCGGGCCGCGGTCGCCCCCTCACGCAAGAACCGCTGGAGGTCGAGGCCCGAGTCGTTGCCCGCGACCGGGCGGAACACCTTCACCGCGATGGGGCAATCGAGCCCCAGGTGCCGGCCGCGGAACACGACGCCGAAGCCGCCGGAGCCGAGTTCCTCGTCGAGCCGGTACTTGCCGTCCAGCACCGACCCGGGGAGCACCTTCGCGTAGGCCGCGAACACCCGGTCGGCCTGCTGCTGCGCCGCCATCAGCTCACAGTTGGCCGCCACGAGCTGCCGGTTGCTCGATTCCAGCTCCGCCGTTCGCGCCCGCACGCGGTCCTCGAGTTCGGTGATGACCCGGACGTTTTCGAGCGCCACGGCCGTCGTGTCCGCGAGCGCCTGGATCAGCCGCACCTCGTCGTCGGTGGCGCGGTGCCGGGTGGCCCAGTAGGTGCCGATGGCGCCGATCGGCTCGATGGTGCGGATGGGAACGACGACGAGACTTTTGACGAACGTCGGGCGGTAGGTGTCGTGCGGGACGCGCGGGTCGGCGAACACGTCCTCAATGACGACGGGGCGGCGGTTCGTCATCGCCCAGCCGCTGACGCAGTTGGCCATGAGGAACCGCTGCCCCTTCCAGAGCGGGCCGACGGCCTCCTCGTCCACGAAGTGGCAGTGGTCGCCCTCGCACAGGACGAACGTGGCCCCGTCGGCGTCGGTGAGGCGGCGGGCGGCGTGGCGGACGATGTCCTGCACGGTGGGCA from the Frigoriglobus tundricola genome contains:
- the ribH gene encoding 6,7-dimethyl-8-ribityllumazine synthase yields the protein MLYEGDFSPPDGRFVLVAARFNGFIVDQLVAGATDAFRRHGVSDDRIDLVRVPGAYEIPLVAQRLGASGTFAAVVCLGCVIRGDTDHYDHVAGAATSGIAQAALASGVPVVFGVLTCDTLEQAIHRAGAKAGNKGFEAAVCAVEMVNLLKKLPG
- a CDS encoding protein kinase domain-containing protein, with the translated sequence MTRTGEYLGTPRFIAPERVRGDAIDGRSDVFSLGALLYELVCGTSPWTKEQERQLAAGVPLDVRPQPMGRFRRRVPPALEALVQRALAPDPTDRPTAAELAAELDALAPTLDDTPVRPLPAEFTDPDVTSVLPAVKWPA
- a CDS encoding protein kinase domain-containing protein, with amino-acid sequence MLAAAHRQGIVHRDIKPDNVFLHNDGGREVVKVVDFGIAKFFAGPLSTGATP